A genomic window from Prunus persica cultivar Lovell chromosome G2, Prunus_persica_NCBIv2, whole genome shotgun sequence includes:
- the LOC18785294 gene encoding polypyrimidine tract-binding protein homolog 2 isoform X3, producing MFYTWPISRENLQWQLSASGERAHVFSAFGFVHKITTFEKTAGFQALVQFSDAETATSAKTALDSRSIPRYLLPDHVGPCTLRITYSGHTDLSVKFQSHRSRDYTNPYLPVAPSAIDGSGQISVGLDGKKLEPESNVLLASIENMQYAVTLDVLHMVFSAFGPVQKIAMFDKNGGVQALIQYPDVQTAVVAKEALEGHCIYDGGFCKLHISYSRHTDLSIKINNDRSRDYTIPNIPIVNSQPSILGQQPVQMMSPAVPQFNGAQFAPTDQAVMPQPSAGWGPTVPAVPQSVPLQMHNQPYMPPGTLPLPSQMGPGMMQSGAPPATLPPYHRGHVQ from the exons ATGTTTTACACCTG GCCCATTTCAAGAGAAAATCTTCAATGGCAGCTTAGTGCATCGGGAGAAAGAGCACAT GTATTTTCAGCTTTTGGGTTTGTGCACAAGATAACTACTTTTGAGAAGACAGCAGGATTCCAG GCATTGGTGCAATTTTCAGATGCAGAAACTGCCACTTCTGCAAAAACTGCACTGGATTCAAGAAGCATCCCCAG GTATCTTCTACCTGACCATGTGGGACCGTGTACTCTCAGGATAACATATTCTGGACACACAGATTTGAGTGTGAAATTTCAGAGCCACCGAAGCAG GGACTACACTAATCCTTACCTGCCTGTTGCTCCATCAGCCATAGATGGAAGTGGTCAG ATTAGTGTGGGCTTGGATGGGAAAAAGCTAGAACCTGAGAGTAATGTGCTTCTTGCATCTATCGAAAACATGCAGTATGCTGTCACCTTGGATGTTTTACACATG GTCTTTTCTGCTTTTGGGCCCGTTCAAAAGATTGCCATGTTTGATAAGAACGGAGGGGTTCAGGCTTTGATTCAGTATCCAG ATGTTCAGACAGCTGTAGTTGCCAAGGAAGCCTTGGAAGGGCATTGCATTTACGATGGAGGGTTTTGCAAGCTTCACATCTCATATTCACGCCATACTGATCTCAGCATAAAG ATCAACAATGATCGAAGCAGAGACTATACAATCCCAAACATTCCAATTGTGAACTCACAACCCTCAATTCTAGGGCAACAGCCAGTTCAGATGATGTCTCCTGCAGTGCCTCAGTTTAATGGAGCTCAATTTGCTCCAACCGATCAGGCTGTGATGCCTCAACCTTCTGCAGGATGGGGACCGACGGTTCCAGCAGTTCCTCAGTCTGTGCCCCTTCAGATGCATAATCAACCTTACATGCCACC
- the LOC18785294 gene encoding polypyrimidine tract-binding protein homolog 2 isoform X2 — protein MFYTCRPISRENLQWQLSASGERAHVFSAFGFVHKITTFEKTAGFQALVQFSDAETATSAKTALDSRSIPRYLLPDHVGPCTLRITYSGHTDLSVKFQSHRSRDYTNPYLPVAPSAIDGSGQISVGLDGKKLEPESNVLLASIENMQYAVTLDVLHMVFSAFGPVQKIAMFDKNGGVQALIQYPDVQTAVVAKEALEGHCIYDGGFCKLHISYSRHTDLSIKINNDRSRDYTIPNIPIVNSQPSILGQQPVQMMSPAVPQFNGAQFAPTDQAVMPQPSAGWGPTVPAVPQSVPLQMHNQPYMPPGTLPLPSQMGPGMMQSGAPPATLPPYHRGHVQ, from the exons ATGTTTTACACCTG CAGGCCCATTTCAAGAGAAAATCTTCAATGGCAGCTTAGTGCATCGGGAGAAAGAGCACAT GTATTTTCAGCTTTTGGGTTTGTGCACAAGATAACTACTTTTGAGAAGACAGCAGGATTCCAG GCATTGGTGCAATTTTCAGATGCAGAAACTGCCACTTCTGCAAAAACTGCACTGGATTCAAGAAGCATCCCCAG GTATCTTCTACCTGACCATGTGGGACCGTGTACTCTCAGGATAACATATTCTGGACACACAGATTTGAGTGTGAAATTTCAGAGCCACCGAAGCAG GGACTACACTAATCCTTACCTGCCTGTTGCTCCATCAGCCATAGATGGAAGTGGTCAG ATTAGTGTGGGCTTGGATGGGAAAAAGCTAGAACCTGAGAGTAATGTGCTTCTTGCATCTATCGAAAACATGCAGTATGCTGTCACCTTGGATGTTTTACACATG GTCTTTTCTGCTTTTGGGCCCGTTCAAAAGATTGCCATGTTTGATAAGAACGGAGGGGTTCAGGCTTTGATTCAGTATCCAG ATGTTCAGACAGCTGTAGTTGCCAAGGAAGCCTTGGAAGGGCATTGCATTTACGATGGAGGGTTTTGCAAGCTTCACATCTCATATTCACGCCATACTGATCTCAGCATAAAG ATCAACAATGATCGAAGCAGAGACTATACAATCCCAAACATTCCAATTGTGAACTCACAACCCTCAATTCTAGGGCAACAGCCAGTTCAGATGATGTCTCCTGCAGTGCCTCAGTTTAATGGAGCTCAATTTGCTCCAACCGATCAGGCTGTGATGCCTCAACCTTCTGCAGGATGGGGACCGACGGTTCCAGCAGTTCCTCAGTCTGTGCCCCTTCAGATGCATAATCAACCTTACATGCCACC